Proteins encoded by one window of Sulfurospirillum barnesii SES-3:
- a CDS encoding cytochrome c3 family protein — MMKKILLFIKSKLFLFGAAGVFIGLLFSLAMYEGLHRTSDDKFCIVCHEMAPMVAAYHTDVHGGAGKSGMKVACVTCHLPHDNVLNYIYTKARNGVVEGAIHFFGNPDAIDWHANRAKRDHFVVDAGCISCHTNYQTNPNISEKGIKMHAHYDSLKDTENKIGCASCHVEVGHHGLKSYLNYYKPEYEFYNGKFDKKKEEIEKTLIEKLK; from the coding sequence ATGATGAAAAAAATTCTTTTGTTTATCAAGAGCAAACTTTTTCTCTTTGGCGCAGCGGGTGTGTTCATTGGTCTTCTGTTCTCTCTTGCAATGTACGAGGGACTACATCGAACCAGTGACGATAAATTTTGTATCGTTTGTCATGAAATGGCACCTATGGTTGCAGCGTATCATACCGATGTACACGGTGGTGCTGGTAAAAGCGGTATGAAGGTGGCATGTGTTACCTGTCACTTACCACATGACAATGTTTTAAATTATATCTATACCAAAGCTAGAAACGGTGTGGTTGAGGGCGCGATTCACTTTTTTGGCAATCCTGATGCCATTGATTGGCATGCAAACCGTGCAAAACGTGACCATTTTGTAGTGGATGCGGGATGCATTAGTTGTCATACCAATTATCAAACCAATCCAAATATCAGTGAAAAAGGGATTAAAATGCATGCGCATTACGATAGCCTTAAAGACACTGAGAACAAAATTGGATGTGCTTCATGCCACGTTGAAGTGGGTCACCATGGTCTAAAAAGCTATCTTAACTATTACAAACCAGAGTATGAATTTTACAATGGCAAATTCGATAAGAAAAAAGAAGAGATAGAAAAAACCCTGATTGAAAAGTTGAAATAA
- a CDS encoding DUF234 domain-containing protein, which yields MSHHPTLLAQFRSFYRQNALMDLERAIEYFSVFGGTHWSIDTTQPLLKLIEHKILKNYPYIHVDITKLTHSNKHVHAILSACATGDRRIFSSFKRARLSREEGNEALHTLLRSGLVEREYSLERPLREEDDNSDKLNFNAPFMRFWFAFVSPYYKSIKENDFSEVKKAFENHQHAFSSLIFIQLSQAFLQQSFIEDSIVEVGSYWDKNCEIDILAKTKSGKLIAGSCKYTNTKVKKSELSSLREKCALAEFEPDMLVIFSKSGFSAELKALKNETLKLFTCKSLKPLVESIHDKEILSCVGKKY from the coding sequence ATGTCACACCACCCTACACTTTTAGCACAATTTCGCTCTTTTTACCGCCAAAATGCTCTGATGGACCTTGAGCGTGCCATCGAATACTTTAGCGTTTTTGGAGGTACTCACTGGAGTATTGATACCACGCAACCCCTACTCAAACTCATTGAGCATAAAATTTTAAAAAATTACCCTTACATTCACGTAGACATCACCAAACTCACCCACAGCAACAAACACGTCCATGCCATTTTAAGCGCTTGTGCCACGGGCGATAGACGGATATTTTCTTCGTTTAAACGTGCTCGACTAAGCCGTGAAGAGGGCAATGAAGCGCTTCATACACTTTTACGTAGTGGTCTGGTAGAGCGTGAGTATTCCCTAGAGAGACCCTTAAGAGAAGAGGATGACAACTCCGATAAACTCAACTTCAACGCTCCTTTTATGCGTTTTTGGTTTGCTTTTGTTTCGCCTTACTATAAGAGTATTAAAGAGAATGATTTTAGTGAAGTAAAAAAAGCATTTGAAAACCATCAGCACGCTTTTAGTAGCCTTATTTTTATACAACTCTCTCAGGCTTTTTTACAACAAAGTTTTATCGAAGATAGTATTGTAGAAGTTGGAAGCTATTGGGATAAAAACTGTGAAATTGATATTTTAGCCAAAACAAAATCAGGCAAACTCATCGCAGGTAGTTGCAAATACACCAATACCAAAGTGAAAAAATCCGAACTCTCAAGCCTAAGAGAAAAATGTGCGTTAGCAGAGTTCGAGCCTGATATGCTGGTGATCTTTAGCAAAAGTGGTTTTAGTGCCGAACTCAAAGCCCTTAAAAATGAAACACTCAAACTCTTTACATGTAAAAGCCTCAAACCCCTTGTTGAATCCATCCATGATAAAGAGATTCTCTCGTGTGTGGGGAAAAAATACTAA
- a CDS encoding cytochrome c3 family protein: protein MRSKKTLFSIGVFLLLSAMSLIGSEAATPSPAKEIPISAEMKEKFPIKAHHAKLSLKCTDCHENQGDNPENFKLIGDEGCLSCHKSKQYLAERLKFMDTLHVNPHNSIHDGPKLYCDECHFEHQKSDNMCLSCHSNDVKLWMRETP, encoded by the coding sequence ATGCGTAGCAAAAAAACTCTTTTTTCTATAGGAGTTTTTCTTCTTCTAAGCGCTATGTCTCTTATAGGCAGTGAGGCGGCAACTCCGTCTCCTGCAAAAGAGATACCAATAAGTGCTGAAATGAAAGAAAAGTTCCCTATAAAAGCACACCATGCAAAACTGTCACTCAAGTGTACAGATTGTCATGAGAATCAAGGCGACAACCCTGAGAATTTTAAATTGATTGGGGATGAGGGGTGTCTCTCCTGTCATAAATCAAAACAGTATTTGGCAGAGCGACTTAAATTTATGGATACATTACACGTCAATCCGCACAATTCCATTCACGATGGTCCAAAACTTTATTGTGATGAGTGTCACTTTGAACACCAAAAGTCAGACAATATGTGTTTAAGCTGTCACAGCAATGATGTGAAGCTATGGATGAGGGAGACACCATGA
- a CDS encoding ABC transporter substrate-binding protein — protein sequence MVNKNFLILSLTLLFFLICGAVFAYISQKNEKNTIVLGTSLPLSGINSDLGSDIVIGANTYFSHINARGGVQNKKIQLIQYDDKYEPENTLQNTLKLIQKDEAFALFGFVGTPTVKKIMPLIAYTQIPFIAPYTGASFLRSSEHENIVNFRSSYAQEMDALVEYLHVQKKITKFAIFYQNDDYGEEGYVALAQALAKRNLQLSSEGTYKRNTLSIRHAVHEIETTKPEVIILVGAYKPTARFIEKVKSSFSYQPLFAPISFVNANALMHELKDNGENILFSQIIPACDDFYSKESGEYRKLLAFYYPHAKPSLVSFESYLAAKTVVHALQNIHGSITRDKFLFHLKNLNGNTLDSIPLAYRNSQMLNQVYLSQYVQGKFETIQKYEY from the coding sequence TTGGTCAATAAAAATTTTCTGATTCTGAGCCTTACCCTACTTTTTTTTCTTATCTGCGGTGCTGTCTTTGCATACATCTCGCAAAAAAATGAAAAAAACACCATTGTACTGGGAACATCTTTGCCCTTAAGTGGTATCAATTCTGACCTTGGGAGCGATATTGTTATCGGGGCAAATACCTATTTTAGCCATATTAATGCCAGAGGTGGCGTTCAAAATAAAAAAATTCAACTCATCCAATACGATGACAAATATGAACCTGAAAATACCCTGCAAAATACACTCAAACTGATTCAAAAAGATGAAGCCTTTGCTCTTTTTGGTTTTGTTGGAACACCCACCGTTAAAAAAATTATGCCTCTGATTGCATACACACAAATTCCTTTTATTGCGCCTTATACAGGGGCTTCTTTTTTGCGCTCGAGTGAGCATGAAAATATTGTGAATTTTCGAAGCTCCTACGCACAAGAGATGGACGCTTTGGTGGAGTATTTACATGTACAAAAAAAGATTACAAAATTTGCTATTTTTTATCAAAACGATGATTACGGTGAAGAAGGATATGTGGCACTAGCACAAGCCCTTGCCAAACGTAACCTTCAGCTCAGCTCTGAGGGAACGTACAAACGCAACACCCTCTCCATCCGCCACGCTGTCCATGAAATTGAAACCACAAAACCTGAAGTGATTATTTTAGTAGGTGCGTACAAACCTACCGCACGTTTCATTGAAAAAGTCAAAAGCTCTTTTTCGTATCAACCGCTCTTTGCTCCTATCTCCTTTGTGAATGCTAATGCGCTGATGCATGAACTAAAAGACAATGGGGAGAATATTCTTTTTTCGCAAATTATTCCTGCGTGTGATGATTTTTATTCCAAAGAGAGTGGTGAATACCGTAAGCTTTTAGCCTTTTATTATCCCCATGCCAAACCCTCGTTGGTGTCGTTTGAGAGTTACCTTGCCGCAAAAACGGTGGTGCATGCTTTGCAAAATATTCATGGCTCCATTACCCGTGACAAATTTTTGTTTCACCTAAAAAATCTTAATGGCAACACCTTAGATAGCATTCCCCTTGCCTATCGTAATTCGCAAATGCTCAATCAAGTCTACCTTTCACAGTATGTGCAAGGAAAATTTGAAACTATCCAGAAGTATGAATACTAA
- a CDS encoding response regulator transcription factor, producing MNKRNFELLGSFSVLYIEDEADLRKHTTSILEDFVKIIYPVSSIDEALEVIKNERVDVIIADIHLRHSNGLDFLRKLKQELELEIPSIVTTAFSDTEYLLDAIKLRVDNYLIKPVNIKELLNSLHDVLLPKIQAKEIERSYNIIKTISAVTDSKQVEIIRFIIKNLDHENMLNYSYSEIMEQVDVSKPTVIKLFKQLGDQGILTKIQNKKYHFNETNLPLPGDI from the coding sequence ATGAACAAGCGTAATTTTGAATTGCTAGGAAGCTTTAGCGTCCTTTACATTGAAGATGAGGCGGATTTGCGTAAACATACCACCTCCATTTTGGAAGATTTTGTCAAAATCATCTATCCTGTATCGAGCATTGATGAGGCCTTAGAGGTGATTAAAAATGAAAGAGTGGATGTGATTATTGCGGATATTCATTTGCGTCACAGCAATGGGCTGGATTTTTTACGTAAGCTCAAACAAGAATTAGAGTTAGAAATTCCCTCCATTGTCACCACTGCCTTTAGTGACACCGAGTACTTGCTTGATGCGATTAAATTACGTGTGGATAACTACCTCATTAAACCTGTGAACATCAAAGAGCTTTTAAACTCTCTGCACGATGTTCTGCTTCCTAAAATTCAAGCCAAAGAGATTGAGCGCTCCTATAACATCATCAAAACCATCTCCGCTGTGACCGATAGCAAGCAGGTGGAAATTATTCGTTTTATCATTAAAAATCTTGACCATGAAAATATGCTCAATTACTCGTACAGCGAAATCATGGAACAAGTTGATGTCAGTAAACCCACCGTGATTAAACTCTTTAAACAACTAGGCGATCAAGGTATTTTGACGAAGATTCAAAACAAAAAATACCACTTTAATGAAACAAACCTTCCCTTACCAGGAGATATATGA
- a CDS encoding sensor histidine kinase, giving the protein MKLSRSMNTNMNLITLINHKLETIKFSNKTKILIVIILSGIMTIGFLMFVSIFALKYDYETLFQKHTQPQVDLEEIKDTYRVNINETLRDIQEHQISHEDAIEVIQLAQHITHKQWERYQYSISHHIGGLPYFASRWLSFFIVGPTLPEKTLFQQGIIEKINSKMYDLDRKMNTMLDFLHHKTLEKEMWIIDEIMLETNSVNIYLSSLITTHLKQSITEKQINDRLFQTSTFMLIFLIGLIFFFISMVLFIIIKHFENLNHYLQENISLKTKELRMLNDSLEQRIKKEVENSRKKDNIMFQQARLASLGEMLQNIAHQWRQPLGSLMMIIQSFESKFLAKKLSEEFVTSRVADAQMLAQNMSDTLEDFRTFFNPNKSKKECSLKDVVQKSIELSKYQLEREEIHLQFFIKEDLRFFAFKNELIHVLLNLIGNSKDVLATKTELEMKIIHIIARESQDAIYVNVIDNGGGIKSDIIPKVFDPYFTTKHKSVGTGIGLFMSKQMVEKHMNGEITCKNIRHKLGTKKLWTCAMFTITIPKKNDSTYEDNHEQA; this is encoded by the coding sequence TTGAAACTATCCAGAAGTATGAATACTAACATGAACCTTATTACGCTGATTAACCATAAATTAGAAACGATTAAATTTTCTAACAAAACGAAAATTCTTATTGTCATTATCTTAAGCGGTATTATGACCATTGGCTTTTTAATGTTTGTCTCTATTTTTGCTCTCAAATACGACTATGAGACCCTTTTTCAAAAGCACACCCAGCCGCAAGTGGATTTAGAAGAGATTAAAGATACATACCGTGTCAACATCAACGAAACCTTACGGGATATACAAGAACATCAAATAAGCCATGAAGATGCGATAGAAGTGATTCAACTCGCACAACACATTACCCATAAACAGTGGGAACGCTACCAATACTCTATCAGTCATCATATTGGAGGATTGCCCTATTTTGCAAGCCGCTGGTTAAGTTTTTTTATTGTAGGCCCTACACTGCCTGAAAAAACGCTCTTTCAGCAAGGAATCATTGAAAAAATCAACAGTAAAATGTACGACCTCGATCGCAAGATGAATACCATGCTTGATTTTCTTCACCACAAAACCCTTGAAAAAGAGATGTGGATTATTGATGAGATTATGCTAGAGACCAACTCGGTCAATATCTACCTCTCAAGCCTGATTACGACACATTTAAAACAATCCATCACAGAAAAGCAAATTAACGATAGGCTCTTTCAAACCAGTACGTTTATGCTTATTTTTCTTATTGGGCTCATCTTCTTTTTCATCTCTATGGTCCTTTTTATTATTATCAAACATTTTGAAAATCTCAACCACTACTTACAAGAGAATATCTCCCTTAAAACCAAAGAGCTACGCATGCTCAATGACTCACTAGAACAGCGTATTAAAAAAGAGGTGGAAAACAGCCGTAAAAAAGACAACATTATGTTTCAACAAGCCCGTCTTGCAAGTCTAGGAGAGATGCTTCAAAACATAGCCCATCAATGGAGGCAGCCGCTTGGCTCTTTGATGATGATTATTCAAAGTTTTGAGAGTAAATTTTTAGCCAAAAAACTGAGCGAAGAGTTTGTAACTAGCCGTGTGGCAGATGCGCAAATGCTCGCACAAAACATGTCCGATACCCTAGAGGATTTTCGTACCTTTTTTAATCCCAACAAAAGTAAAAAAGAGTGCTCTCTAAAAGACGTGGTTCAAAAATCCATTGAACTCTCAAAGTATCAATTAGAACGTGAAGAGATTCACTTACAATTTTTCATTAAAGAAGATTTACGCTTTTTTGCCTTTAAAAATGAGCTGATTCATGTCCTTTTAAACCTCATTGGAAATTCCAAAGATGTCCTCGCAACCAAAACGGAATTGGAGATGAAAATTATTCATATTATTGCCAGAGAGAGTCAAGATGCGATTTATGTCAATGTCATTGACAACGGAGGAGGCATAAAAAGTGATATTATTCCTAAAGTCTTTGATCCTTACTTTACAACCAAACACAAAAGTGTTGGCACAGGCATTGGACTGTTTATGTCAAAACAGATGGTTGAAAAACATATGAACGGCGAAATTACATGTAAAAATATTCGCCATAAATTGGGAACAAAAAAACTGTGGACGTGTGCAATGTTTACTATTACCATCCCTAAAAAAAATGACTCTACCTATGAGGATAACCATGAACAAGCGTAA
- the selB gene encoding selenocysteine-specific translation elongation factor produces the protein MEYSIVGTAGHVDHGKTALITALTGFEGDSLEEEKRRGITINLSFSSMQNEAKNVAFIDVPGHEKLLKNMIAGAFGFDASLVVVDANEGLMPQSKEHLEILNLLHVTNIIIALTKKDLASDAVIEERKFEIIEHFKTLKNLHLVEIIPVSIYEPNSILKLKNALFALPIIPKKSNGLFRYYVDRSFSIAGAGTVVTGTVLDGSIKVGEKIYAPELEKEFLIRNLQVHDHDVESAYASQRTAINLQSAQKTSFEKGALLCKKGYIRGFDSADVWLESIGGHSLKHNSTVIVYVGTKQVEARILFYETEESAPSGYAKLQFKQTLFLVHDEPFILCARGRTIGGGRVLNPINDPMKKRLKLELLKALDTKAYQRAFTILVGMHKHGFGLISSNQRFGLNHDEAIAIAREMEHVFVDEKGLVLYPLEVEHELETIIRGIYAKNSYALLSATSLSLKLKWASALFIEHVLKKLSTEGMLSFLNGVYKNAHIDIDNLETLIEERIYGILQQGEFTPDAPYNIYDDLDIDRKMGDDALKSLTRAKKVVRLEHNLFVTTTALSAMMAHVREIMRKENGIEIKNFKEHFDMSRKYLVAYLDYLDNFDDVKKEGNRRVLL, from the coding sequence ATGGAGTATAGTATTGTAGGAACCGCAGGTCATGTTGACCATGGAAAAACCGCACTCATCACTGCACTTACAGGCTTTGAGGGCGATAGCTTAGAAGAGGAAAAACGCCGAGGCATTACTATCAATCTAAGCTTTTCTTCCATGCAAAACGAAGCAAAAAACGTCGCTTTCATTGATGTTCCAGGACACGAAAAGCTTTTAAAAAACATGATTGCAGGGGCTTTTGGTTTTGATGCCAGCTTGGTGGTGGTTGATGCCAACGAGGGTCTTATGCCCCAAAGTAAAGAGCATTTAGAGATTTTAAATCTTTTACATGTAACAAATATTATCATCGCACTCACCAAAAAAGACCTTGCCAGCGATGCGGTCATAGAAGAGCGTAAATTTGAAATCATTGAGCATTTTAAAACCCTCAAAAACCTTCACTTAGTGGAGATTATTCCTGTGAGTATTTATGAGCCAAATTCTATTTTAAAACTTAAAAATGCCCTTTTCGCCCTCCCCATTATCCCTAAAAAAAGCAATGGACTCTTTCGCTACTATGTAGACAGAAGCTTCTCGATTGCAGGGGCAGGAACGGTGGTAACAGGAACCGTGCTCGATGGAAGCATTAAAGTGGGTGAGAAAATTTACGCCCCAGAACTTGAAAAAGAGTTCCTTATTCGTAACCTTCAAGTACACGACCACGATGTAGAATCTGCTTATGCGTCCCAGCGTACTGCCATCAACCTTCAAAGTGCTCAAAAAACCTCTTTTGAAAAAGGGGCACTCTTATGTAAAAAAGGCTACATACGAGGTTTTGATAGTGCCGACGTCTGGCTAGAGAGCATTGGTGGGCACAGCCTCAAACACAACAGCACTGTTATTGTGTATGTGGGAACCAAACAGGTGGAAGCACGTATTCTTTTTTACGAAACCGAAGAATCGGCTCCCTCTGGCTATGCCAAATTGCAATTTAAACAAACCCTCTTTTTAGTGCACGATGAGCCCTTTATTCTTTGTGCACGTGGTCGAACCATTGGAGGTGGACGTGTACTAAACCCCATCAACGACCCCATGAAAAAGAGACTCAAACTCGAGCTACTCAAAGCCCTTGATACCAAAGCGTATCAAAGAGCCTTTACTATTTTAGTCGGTATGCACAAACACGGATTTGGGCTTATCTCCTCCAACCAACGCTTTGGACTCAACCATGATGAGGCCATTGCTATTGCACGGGAGATGGAGCATGTTTTTGTCGATGAAAAAGGCTTAGTGCTTTACCCTCTTGAGGTAGAACACGAATTAGAAACCATTATTCGAGGAATTTATGCAAAAAACAGCTATGCCCTACTCTCTGCTACGTCTCTCTCCCTCAAACTCAAATGGGCAAGTGCGCTCTTTATTGAACATGTGCTTAAAAAACTCAGTACTGAGGGAATGCTCAGCTTTTTAAACGGTGTCTATAAAAATGCACATATTGACATTGACAACCTTGAAACACTCATTGAAGAGAGGATTTATGGCATTTTACAACAAGGTGAATTTACGCCAGATGCGCCTTATAATATCTACGATGATTTAGACATTGACCGTAAAATGGGCGATGATGCACTTAAAAGCCTCACCCGTGCTAAAAAAGTGGTACGCCTAGAACACAATCTTTTTGTGACAACAACAGCGCTCAGTGCGATGATGGCTCATGTACGCGAGATTATGCGCAAAGAAAACGGCATTGAGATTAAAAATTTTAAAGAACACTTCGATATGAGCCGAAAATACTTAGTCGCCTACCTTGATTACCTCGATAATTTTGACGATGTGAAAAAAGAGGGAAACCGTCGTGTTCTTCTCTAG
- a CDS encoding flavocytochrome c, translated as MSKEMMSRRNALKLGALGVTGAMLSATSAMAAAPTEKEVKFDEEYDVIVIGTGFAGLAAAAKAAERGLKVLILEKMGRVGGNSVINGGAFAVPNNKDQAAFGIQDSSELFIKDALKAGLGINHVEMLEVIGKRAQETLDFTIKCGATYQLGKKPTWFGGHSVNRTIVTSNMSGSAIIQPMAAFVEKLPGCKLMTRTKFDDFVMSADGTSVVGVTARTNYRFDNKLLSDDVENKSGEKKVYKAKKGVILASGGFSMDKVYRQLQDPRIVPDQDATNHDGATAGALLKAFQIGAMPVHIDWIQQGPWASPDEKGFGVAPLLTQQGLFVKGVCVDVRNGKRFMNEMADRKTRADAQYVILHQDPKAFPVAIGTYNTFDEQIYAAVEKGLASGVMKKFDTLDALAANYKIPADALKATIKKYNEDAKNGVEDEFKKQSLKDVVGKEAIEMKGPFYAIRTVPKPHHTMGGLKINTKAQVISGNTNKPIPGLYAAGEVTGGTHGASRLGSCAIADCLVFGMVAGESI; from the coding sequence ATGAGTAAAGAGATGATGTCAAGACGTAATGCTCTAAAACTAGGTGCTTTAGGCGTAACAGGTGCGATGCTAAGTGCAACGAGCGCAATGGCAGCGGCCCCAACTGAAAAAGAAGTAAAATTTGACGAAGAATACGATGTAATCGTTATTGGTACAGGTTTTGCAGGATTGGCAGCTGCAGCAAAAGCGGCAGAGAGAGGCTTAAAAGTTTTAATTTTAGAAAAAATGGGTCGTGTGGGTGGAAACTCTGTTATTAACGGTGGTGCATTTGCCGTTCCAAATAACAAAGATCAAGCAGCATTTGGTATTCAAGATTCATCAGAATTGTTTATCAAAGATGCTCTAAAAGCGGGTCTTGGTATTAACCACGTTGAGATGCTAGAAGTCATTGGTAAACGTGCACAAGAGACTTTAGATTTTACCATTAAATGTGGTGCAACATACCAATTGGGTAAAAAACCCACATGGTTTGGTGGTCACTCAGTTAATAGAACCATTGTTACATCAAACATGAGTGGTTCTGCGATTATCCAACCTATGGCTGCTTTTGTTGAGAAATTGCCTGGTTGTAAATTAATGACACGTACAAAATTTGATGATTTTGTAATGAGTGCTGATGGTACAAGTGTTGTGGGTGTTACGGCTAGAACAAACTACCGCTTTGATAACAAACTCTTAAGCGATGATGTTGAAAACAAATCAGGTGAGAAAAAAGTCTATAAAGCGAAAAAAGGTGTTATTTTAGCAAGTGGTGGTTTTTCTATGGATAAAGTTTATAGACAACTTCAAGACCCACGTATTGTTCCTGATCAAGATGCAACCAACCATGATGGCGCAACCGCAGGTGCACTTCTTAAAGCCTTCCAAATTGGTGCAATGCCTGTGCATATTGACTGGATTCAACAAGGACCATGGGCAAGCCCAGATGAGAAAGGTTTTGGTGTAGCACCTCTTCTTACACAACAAGGTCTCTTTGTTAAAGGTGTTTGCGTAGATGTAAGAAACGGTAAGCGCTTTATGAATGAAATGGCTGATCGTAAAACCAGAGCAGATGCTCAATATGTCATCTTACACCAAGATCCAAAAGCATTCCCTGTAGCCATTGGTACGTATAACACCTTTGATGAGCAAATTTATGCAGCGGTTGAAAAAGGTCTTGCATCTGGCGTTATGAAAAAATTTGACACCCTTGATGCATTAGCAGCGAACTACAAAATCCCTGCCGATGCCCTTAAAGCAACCATTAAAAAATACAACGAAGATGCAAAAAATGGCGTTGAAGATGAATTCAAAAAACAATCCCTTAAAGATGTTGTAGGCAAAGAGGCGATTGAGATGAAAGGACCATTTTATGCGATTCGTACCGTTCCAAAACCTCACCATACAATGGGTGGTCTAAAAATCAATACCAAAGCACAAGTTATCTCAGGGAACACAAACAAACCAATCCCAGGCCTTTATGCAGCAGGAGAGGTCACAGGTGGAACACACGGTGCAAGTCGTTTAGGCAGTTGTGCGATTGCAGATTGTCTTGTATTTGGTATGGTAGCAGGAGAAAGTATCTAA
- the selA gene encoding L-seryl-tRNA(Sec) selenium transferase, whose amino-acid sequence MKTLRMLPKIDKCLSHPRFEGCNPALVMKLARTHIEALREALLNKEIEHFDETALMEEIKTAYDALFEPSLKPLINATGVILHTNMGRSLISKTLLERASAVICNYSNLEYNLEEGCRGERYEHVSVHLKTLLGVEDVLVVNNNASAVFLILNTFAKQKEVVVSRGELVEIGGSFRIPEVMKHSGALLCEVGATNKTKKRDYENAINENTVMLMKVHQSNFSIEGFSEAVAYEEIKALASQHALLDYYDLGSGYLPKLPYNLGVREHSLGEILTCNPSLISFSGDKLFGSVQAGIIAGRADLIEKLKQNQLLRMLRVDKITLCLLEESIKAYLKEEWESIPTLWLLFRSVEELSQRALHVKEAVGENSCEIVHSDTYMGGGTLPNRKFPTIALHVKGKATLLEKKFREKLVIGRIEEDKFLLDFRTILPQNESHVIAIIKQIIGH is encoded by the coding sequence ATGAAGACCCTAAGAATGCTACCTAAAATTGATAAATGCCTCAGCCATCCACGCTTTGAGGGGTGCAATCCTGCGTTAGTCATGAAGCTAGCACGCACGCATATTGAAGCCTTGCGCGAGGCACTCTTAAACAAAGAAATTGAACACTTTGATGAAACGGCGTTGATGGAGGAGATCAAAACAGCCTACGATGCGCTTTTTGAGCCTTCGCTTAAACCGCTTATCAATGCCACAGGCGTTATTTTGCACACCAATATGGGCAGAAGCCTTATTTCTAAAACCTTGCTTGAACGTGCCAGTGCGGTCATTTGCAACTACTCAAACCTTGAGTACAATCTTGAAGAGGGGTGTCGAGGCGAACGCTATGAGCATGTAAGCGTACACCTTAAAACACTTTTGGGCGTAGAAGATGTGCTGGTGGTCAACAACAACGCATCGGCTGTTTTTCTCATTTTAAACACCTTTGCCAAACAAAAAGAAGTCGTCGTCTCACGAGGTGAATTGGTCGAAATTGGAGGGAGTTTTCGTATTCCTGAAGTGATGAAACACAGCGGTGCGCTTTTGTGCGAAGTGGGAGCAACCAATAAAACAAAAAAACGTGATTATGAAAACGCTATTAATGAAAACACGGTGATGCTTATGAAAGTGCACCAGTCCAACTTCTCCATTGAGGGGTTTAGTGAAGCGGTTGCGTATGAGGAGATTAAAGCGCTTGCAAGCCAACACGCCCTCTTAGACTACTATGACCTTGGCAGTGGCTATCTTCCAAAACTCCCTTACAATCTAGGAGTCCGTGAGCACTCCTTAGGCGAAATTCTTACATGTAATCCCTCCCTCATTAGTTTTAGTGGCGATAAACTCTTTGGCAGTGTGCAAGCAGGCATTATTGCAGGGCGTGCGGATTTGATTGAAAAACTCAAACAAAACCAACTCTTACGCATGCTTCGAGTCGATAAAATAACGCTCTGCCTTTTAGAAGAGAGCATTAAAGCCTACCTCAAAGAGGAGTGGGAGAGTATTCCTACCTTGTGGCTACTCTTTCGCAGTGTTGAAGAGCTCAGCCAAAGAGCCTTACATGTAAAAGAGGCGGTTGGCGAAAATAGCTGTGAAATCGTGCACAGTGACACCTATATGGGAGGCGGAACACTTCCTAATCGCAAGTTTCCTACCATTGCCTTACATGTAAAAGGAAAAGCGACCCTTTTGGAGAAAAAATTTCGTGAAAAATTGGTCATTGGGCGCATTGAAGAGGATAAATTTTTACTCGATTTTCGCACCATTCTTCCACAGAATGAATCGCATGTGATTGCCATCATTAAACAGATTATAGGACATTAA